A window of the Candidatus Microthrix parvicella Bio17-1 genome harbors these coding sequences:
- a CDS encoding lysoplasmalogenase — protein MTGAAWGLLCLTLLIALADWVAVAADRRPAEYALKPATMVALGAVVLALDLPDGQLRWWYLAAIVASLAGDVFLMLPETAMDPEPAFVAGLGSFLVAHLLYVVGMIILGVSGGALAVGAAVALVVIATVGRRVVIGAKATDRRLFAPVMAYVAVIAVMIATSFGTGIVVGIVGALLFGLSDSVIGWTRFLRDFPHSRVLVMVTYHLGQVGLVLALATAG, from the coding sequence ATGACCGGAGCCGCCTGGGGCCTGTTGTGCCTGACCCTGCTGATCGCGCTGGCAGATTGGGTTGCGGTCGCCGCCGACCGACGACCCGCCGAGTACGCGCTGAAGCCGGCCACGATGGTGGCGCTGGGGGCCGTCGTTCTGGCCCTCGACCTGCCCGACGGCCAGCTTCGATGGTGGTATCTGGCGGCGATCGTCGCCTCCCTGGCCGGCGACGTGTTCCTCATGCTGCCCGAGACCGCCATGGACCCGGAGCCGGCGTTCGTCGCCGGGCTGGGCTCGTTTCTGGTGGCCCACCTGCTGTACGTGGTCGGCATGATCATCCTCGGTGTCTCCGGTGGGGCGCTCGCCGTCGGTGCGGCGGTCGCCCTGGTGGTGATCGCCACCGTCGGCCGACGGGTTGTCATCGGCGCGAAGGCGACCGACCGGCGCCTGTTCGCGCCGGTGATGGCCTACGTGGCGGTGATCGCTGTGATGATCGCCACGTCGTTTGGCACGGGCATCGTGGTTGGAATTGTCGGCGCGTTGTTGTTTGGCCTGTCCGATTCGGTGATCGGCTGGACCCGCTTTCTGCGGGACTTCCCCCACAGCCGGGTGTTGGTGATGGTGACCTACCACCTGGGGCAGGTCGGCCTCGTGCTGGCGTTGGCCACCGCCGGCTGA